GTTTGAGCGGTTGTAGGGCTTTGTAGTTTTGCATGAAACGTGGGCGGACATTTAAGCGTTTTCCCGAGAGTGCCTCCTGCCTTAAAAACGATTTTGGGGACAGCCAAACTTTGAGGTGACGCAGGCATTACCTTTTTTGGTGGGGCACCGATTTGGGGACAGGCAAATTTGTGCTCCGCGTGCGGTCGATGCGGATCGCGGATCGCTGTCCGCCATCGTCGTAGCGGCATACCATCCAGGGTGCTGCGACCCTTGCGGGGTCGAGAAATCGCCTGACGCACCCTACCGGTGGTATCGCTTCCGCTCAACCACCGGCTAATCGCTGCCACGCCTTAGGGCGTGGAATGACTGTCACAGCCCCCTCCATTTTTCCATTGCACTGCGCTGCGTTGAGATCTCTCCAACTGCCTTCCATTTGGTGATTGCAATAGCCAATTTGCAATCGCCCCATTCGGCACCGATTTTGAGGACAGGCCAACGTTTTGGAATGATTTTGGGAAAGCCAAAAGGCAAACGGAAATCACTTCGAGCGCATCAGGGCTGTAGGCTCGACCGTTTGCCCAGCCCAGGCTGCAGGCCTGGGAAGCGACGACGGCCTCACATCTCCTCAATCTCTCAGGGCCGCAGGCCCGACGGTTTGTAGCGACTAACAAATTGCTGGGCCTGCGGCCCTGATGCGCGAGGACTCCCGGTCGCGGTAACCTTTAGTGGGTATCCCCTTTCGGTATTCACGCGTGCCGGATTGTTTGCCTCGGCACACGCACAGATCAGGCCTGAACGTCGGCCGCAACGCGACGATCTTCCGTTTCGAAGTGTGATATCATCGTCGCCGACATAAATACCACCAATCCTCGTTTCGAAGCATTTGACGACCGCAGGAAACCACGATGAGCCGATTCAATAGCCGATTTGAAGATCCAGTCAGTATGTCCACTAGCGCGCGAACCATCTGCCAAGCATTGTTTGGGCTGTGGGTCGTGCTTGGCACGCTGAATGCCACACCGCTGTTTGCCCAAGCGGATCCCACCGATGCCACCACAACTTTTCTTGTCGTTCGGCACGCCGAGCGAGATGGCAACTTGGACAAGCTGACGAAGACTGGCCTGCAACGTTCACAAATTCTTGCTTCGCTCGGCATTGCACTGAATGTGCAAGCGATTTATTCGACCGATACCCAACGGACGAAAGGTACAGTGCAACCGCTGGCAACGGCTGCCGGTACCGAGATCCAAATCTATAAGACACCGAGCGAAGATTGGATCGCTGAGCTTGCGCACAAACATGCTGGTGAAGTCGTTTTGATCGTTGGCCATTCCAATACAGCTGGCGTGATCGCGGGCATGCTTGCGAAGCGAAAACACCTTGAGCTCGCCCACGACGAATACGACGCACTGTTTATCATTCGAGTATCCGCTTCCGAAACGCGATCCGTGCGGCTGCGATACGGAGCTTCGTCTGCCGGGGCTTCGTCAGCCGATCCAGACAAGATGGGAACGCTTGTACCAGCTCGCTGAACGGCGATTAAGAACGTAACAACGAGAGGTCGGTTGTTGTCGTCGTTTGCAGTCGCGCGTCGACCTCCGCTTTTGCGCTCCGCTGCGTCGCTGGCTTTTTAACCGCCAAGTTGTACTTTCCCGGCGGAACGCTGAAGGCGTAGCTGCCATCGTCGGCGGTCTCGATCTTCGCCACCGGCTTTCCCTTGGCATCGGTCAGCGAGACAGTCAAGCCTGGCTGAGCGATCGATCCTTCGAGAACACGCCCCGCGATTCGGCCGATCGGCTGAATCACTTGCACCGGCAACGCGACAACGCACTCATCCGTTCGCCCCGCTTCGGTCAGAATCGTCAGCTCCAGCTGCTCGGGAACCGGCAAAGCTTTGGGCCAGTCGAGCTGCCAAGCGTCATCGCCCGAATCGCTTCTCTGCGCCTGCATCGGTTTGACTTTTGCGTCGGTCGTCGCCGAGACGGGGACGACGCTCACGCTCGCCACGCCGCTGGGATTGGGTTGCATCTGAATCCGCACCGTCGTCTTGTCGGCTATCGATTCACCGCGCGCGTAGACCTCGTCGGGAACCGCATCGTCCAACAGGAACCGGTGCTCGCCAACAACGCCTTGATTTCCGATCGTGTCGACCGTCGCCACCCGCAATCGATGCTCGCCGGTACCGAAATGAGTCGGGATGGCGAGTTCCCAATCGGCTCGCTTCGCGACCACTTGCAGCGTCGCGTCTTTGCCACCCGATGCGAAGTTGGTTTCGATAGCTCGCGATGTCGGCAGCATCGACTGCCACAAGAGCTCTTCGTTCCGAGCATCCCCCGCCAACA
Above is a genomic segment from Rosistilla ulvae containing:
- a CDS encoding phosphoglycerate mutase family protein — translated: MSRFNSRFEDPVSMSTSARTICQALFGLWVVLGTLNATPLFAQADPTDATTTFLVVRHAERDGNLDKLTKTGLQRSQILASLGIALNVQAIYSTDTQRTKGTVQPLATAAGTEIQIYKTPSEDWIAELAHKHAGEVVLIVGHSNTAGVIAGMLAKRKHLELAHDEYDALFIIRVSASETRSVRLRYGASSAGASSADPDKMGTLVPAR